A region from the Cryptococcus decagattii chromosome 5, complete sequence genome encodes:
- a CDS encoding DNA-directed RNA polymerase I, II, and III subunit rpabc5, whose translation MIIPVRCFSCGKVIGNLWDSYLELLAAGVDEGEAMDKLQLKRYCCRRMVLTHVDLIEKLLMYNPLARDR comes from the exons ATG ATTATCCCCGTTCGTTGCTTCTCATGCGGTAAGGTAATCGGTAACCTTTGGGACAGCTATCTTGAGCTTCTCGCCGCCGGTGTTGATGAGGG TGAGGCGATGGACAAGTTGCAATT GAAGCGATATTGCTGTCGACGAATGGTCCTCACCCACG TGGATCTTATTGAAAAGCTGTTGATGTACAACC CTCTCGCACGAGATCGATAG
- a CDS encoding dethiobiotin synthase: protein MPLLFPHFRVYQVFGANTEVGKTLLTTALLRASASRYVSKSEEARKRVFYLKPVSTGPDSESDTSYVQRNTKPYSSYISTHNLYQYREPMSPHLAAQLAPDLPFPKTNEELVRGIEAHANKCLQQLDGQDGCLFVETAGGVHSPALHLPHTQSTFLRSLRLPSVLVASPHLGGISTTVSAYESLLLRGYSLSAVLCLHDSYYRNHTFLEEYFKDRGIGYWTIKPPPEKYGTVEEDGVRLEQWYREVEKSFEGEQGGGVGAAARWLEEGHKKRIEELGEMPQRTLDSVWWPFTQHQLIDKKEDVMVVDSAFGDNFDSYYAKPGSAPSSKNESLLKSYFDGSASWFTQSHGHANEHLTLAAASAAGRYGHVLFPSGTNAPALSLAEKLISTVGEGWASRVFYSDNGSTAMEVGLKMALRAAGRRYGWDGEMGGDVGVIGLRGSYHGDTIGSMDATQASTFNKAVDWYKGRGHWFSPPVVQFVNGAPTVLTTGPDSWSPLPSSIASSSKSTRDGWALEFSSFKDVYDISSRSSSPLATYYRAHIRSTLERLVREGKKFGALVMEPTCLGAGGMVFVDPLFQSCMIEVIRASGDLFAGEKWDGGSFEQELEGLKTRSGAEWQGLPVLYDEVFSGLHRFGYNSAAKVLGHTPDISAYAKILTGGLLPMSTTLASPSIFSAFLSPKKVDALLHGHSYTANPIGCAVALEAMKLTTDYEAKGGWQGEKNMWGVENGAEGRWSFWKKEFVEDISRVEGVKGSMAMGTVLAIELQDDESDYSSHAALDFLTTLRQVVVTPSSSHAAAEDIVPFSPFQIHSRPLGNVVYIITSLWTKPDVMKAMEKVILDKLTKKTQ from the exons ATGCCCCTCTTATTTCCTCACTTTCGAGTCTACCAGGTGTTCGGAG CTAATACTGAAGTCGGAAAAACCTTGCTCACAACTGCTCTGCTCCGGGCGTCTGCATCTCGATATGTATCGAAATCTGAAGAGGCGCGCAAAAGGGTATTTTATTTAAAGCCCGTCAGTACTGGCCCTGACTCAGAGTCAGATACTAG CTACGTACAGCGAAACACTAAGCCCTACAGCTCATACATTTCGACACATAACTTGTATCAATACCGAGAGCCCATGTCTCCACATCTCGCTGCCCAGTTGGCGCCCGACCTT CCTTTCCCAAAAACAAACGAAGAACTTGTCAGAGGTATTGAGGCCCATGCCAATAAGTGTCTTCAACAACTTGACGGCCAGGATGGCTGCCTCTTCGTAGAGACCGCAGGCGGCGTCCATTCTCCAGCCCTCCACCTTCCGCACACCCAATCCACTTTCCTTCGATCCCTCAGGCTTCCTTCCGTTCTTGTTGCTTCACCACATCTGGGAGGTATCTCAACTACCGTTTCGGCTTACGAGTCTTTACTTCTCAGAGGTTACTCCCTTTCGGCCGTCTTGTGCTTGCACGATTCTTATTACCGCAACCACACCTTCCTTGAAGAGTACTTCAAAGACCGCGGCATCGGTTACTGGACAATCAAGCCTCCACCAGAGAAGTATGGTACagttgaggaagacggTGTGAGGTTGGAACAATGGTACAGGGAAGTAGAAAAGAGTTTTGAAGGAGAGCAAGGTGGAGGTGTGGGCGCTGCAGCTAGATGGCTTGAGGAAGGGCATAAGAAGAGGATAGAGGAGCTGGGAGAAATGCCTCAAAGGACCCTTGATAGTGTCTGGTGGCCGTTTACTCAACATCAGCTG ATCGacaaaaaggaagatgtcATGGTTGTGGACTCGGCCTTCGGTGATAACTTTGACTCTTATTATGCTAAACCCGGATctgctccttcttccaagAATGAGAGCTTATTAAAGTCTTACTTTGACGGCTCTGCCAGTTGGTTCAC GCAATCACATGGCCATGCCAACGAGCACCTCACCCTCGCCGCTGCTTCCGCTGCCGGTCGTTATGGCCATGTTCTTTTCCCCAGTGGCACCAACGCTCCTGCTCTCTCTTTAGCTGAAAAGCTTATCTCCACCGTCGGCGAGGGCTGGGCTTCACGTGTGTTTTACTCGGACAACGGAAGTACAGCTATGGAAGTCGGTTTGAAGATGGCGCTGAGGGCGGCAGGTAGGCGATACGGCTGGGATGGGGAGATGGGTGGTGATGTCGGAGTCATTGGACTAAGGGGAAGTTATCATGGTGATACT ATTGGGTCTATGGATGCTACACAAGCTTCTACCTTTAACAAAGCTGTAGACTGGTACAAGGGCAGAGGGCACTGGTTCTCACCTCCTGTGGTCCAATTCGTCAACGGCGCTCCTACTGTCCTCACTACGGGGCCTGACTCATGGTcgcctcttccctcttctaTCGCCTCCTCCAGCAAATCAACTCGAGATGGTTGGGCACTTGAGttttcctccttcaaaGACGTATACGACATTTCTTCCcgttcctcttctccattaGCCACATATTACCGTGCCCACATCCGATCAACTCTCGAACGATTGGTCAGGGAGGGCAAGAAGTTTGGTGCACTCGTCATGGAGCCAACTTGTCTTGGAGCGGGAGGTATGGTGTTCGTCGACCCTTTGTTCCAGTCTTGCATGATTGAAGTCATCAGAGCGAGCGGAGACTTGTTCGCGGGAGAGAAATGGGATGGCGGGTCGTTTGAGCAAGAGCTGGAGGGACTGAAGACCAGGTCAGGCGCCGAATGGCAGGGTCTTCCTGTCTTGTATGACGAAG TGTTCTCCGGTTTGCATCGATTCGGCTACAACTCTGCTGCTAAGGTTCTTGGCCATACCCCTGATATCTCCGCTTACGCCAAAATTCTTACTGGTGGTCTTCTTCCCATGTCTACCACCCTCGCTTCTCCATCCATATTCTCAGCCTTCCTCTCACCTAAGAAAGTCGACGCTCTTTTACATGGTCATTCATACACTGCCAACCCAATCGGATGCGCCGTGGCGCTTGAGGCGATGAAGCTTACGACCGACTATGAAGCCAAGGGCGGATGGCAAGGCGAAAAGAACATGTGGGGAGTTGAGAACGGTGctgaaggaagatggagttTCTGGAAAAAGGAATTCGTTGAGGATATCAGTCGGGTTGAAGGTGTTAAGGGTTCAATGGCTATGGGAACAGTGTTGGCTATCGAGTTGcaagatgatgagagcg ATTACTCTTCCCACGCTGCTCTCGACTTCCTTACCACACTCCGTCAAGTCGTTGTTACTCCTTCGTCATCTCATGCCGCGGCAGAGGACATCGttcctttctctcctttccaaaTCCATTCTCGTCCCCTGGGTAACGTGGTGTATATAATAACGAGCTTATGGACCAAGCCTGACGTAATGAAGGCGATGGAGAAGGTCATTTTGGACAAGCTTACCAAGAAGACTCAATGA
- a CDS encoding ATP-dependent RNA helicase DBP10 yields MAAITPSWALETTADGEVKEKTSGPGGQWHALNVGPDLIRSLLMRKFKTPTPIQRAAIPPALSTPPRDILGMARTGSGKTLSYLIPLLQRTGSTHHGQGPRALILCPSRELAVQIYSVGKDLARGMKKSNGKGKNKDEGEEDEEGKGKEGLRWAVIIGGEGMDAQFEKMSSNPDIVIATPGRFLHLIVEMHMDLRHLQTVIYDEADRLFEMGFDVQLREILHRLPLTRQNLLFSATLPSSVAEFAKAGLVNPLLVRLDAEQKISPDLSLKFLSVKPGEKEASLLVLLRKIIGKPNQPQPADPSSAPQAIVFVATKHHVDYVAELLRTTGYRTSLIYSSLDQVARQQQLAGFRNHQTDILVVTDVAARGLDIPVMDHVINYDFPAGPRIFVHRVGRTARAGRKGTAYSFIVKEDFPYLCDLHTFLGTERMGEPVETLRSLPIEQLSENIEYVFHNLDETAPHLTSLRNVMRKGQGMFERSRTKANPTSYRQAKALASALSNNPPRIDDMFEDAMEDEVNEEKARLLAKVAAFTPSETVFEVGKRESESAIIMKKRRKTVDERQKRVSKAEAEKSIASGMEKAPVKELPPPQLPTKNFKDPSFYLDHTQRGAEAEKGYSLKSGVESLSGAITDMTADEGTGPKAQKASQLSWDRKKHKFIKKNGSADGEKMIRSESGALLPASYSSGKYQEWKSKRKHMSDGPVEALGGGRKGRHGPPGQKRKAEDRAGEEDAGGKGGKNHGNVKGKGKDDFKQKAPGKPGKKGIKQSSGLKSAMDVRKQREIAQKRKEKNARKPHKFRK; encoded by the exons ATGGCAGCGATAACTCCTTCATGGGCACTTGAGACAACAGCAGATGGGGAGGtaaaggagaagacatCAGGCCCAGGCGGTCAATGGCACGCTCTCA ATGTCGGACCCGACCTCATCCGCTCCTTGTTGATGCGCAAGTTCAAGACCCCAACACCTATCCAAAGAGCAGCTATCCCCCCTGCTCTCTCTACCCCACCTAGGGATATCCTTGGTATGGCTAGGACCGGTTCCGGTAAAACTTTGTCGTACCTtatccctcttcttcaaagaaCTGGATCGACACACCATGGACAGGGTCCTAGAGCTTTGATTCTCTGTCCGAGTCGAGAGTTGGCGGTGCAAATCTATTCTGTTGGGAAGGACCTTGCCAgggggatgaagaagagcaatggaaagggaaagaacaaggatgaaggcgaggaagatgaggaaggcaaaggaaaagagggaTTGAGATGGGCTGTCATTATCGGCGGTGAAGGAATGGACGCTCAGTTTGAAAAGATGTCTTCCAATCCTGATAT TGTAATTGCTACACCTGGTCGATTCCTCCATCTTATCGTTGAAATGCACATGGACCTTCGACATCTTCAAACGGTCATTTACGATGAAGCTGATCGACTTTTCGAAATGGGTTTCGATGTCCAGCTGAGAGAAATCCTTCATCGCCTCCCCTTGACCCGTCAAAACTTGTTGTTCTCTGCTACTCTCCCCTCATCCGTGGCCGAATTCGCCAAGGCCGGTCTCGTGAACCCTCTCCTTGTCCGCCTTGATGCCGAACAGAAGATTTCGCCCGATCTTTCCCTCAAATTCCTCTCTGTCAAACctggagagaaggaggcgTCCTTACTTGTTCTTTTGAGAAAAATTATTGGCAAACCCAACCAACCTCAACCTGCTGACCCCTCCTCTGCCCCTCAGGCTATTGTCTTTGTAGCGACTAAGCACCACGTCGACTATGTCGCCGAGCTTTTAAGGACGACGGGGTACCGCACCTCACTCATTTACAGTTCCCTCGACCAAGTTGCGCGTCAACAGCAACTTGCCGGTTTCCGTAATCACCAAACCGATATTCTTGTCGTCACAGACGTAGCTGCCCGTGGTCTTGATATCCCCGTCATGGACCACGTCATCAACTATGATTTCCCTGCTGGCCCTCGTATATTTGTTCACCGTGTCGGTCGTACGGCACGAGCCGGTCGAAAAGGTACCGCCTACTCCTTCATTGTCAAGGAAGATTTCCCTTACCTCTGCGACCTCCACACTTTCCTCGGCACGGAGCGAATGGGCGAGCCCGTAGAAACCCTGCGTTCTCTTCCTATTGAGCAGCTCAGCGAGAATATCGAGTACGTTTTCCATAACCTTGACGAAACTGCGCCGCACCTCACTTCTTTGCGCAACGTCATGCGCAAAGGTCAAGGCATGTTTGAACGTTCTCGTACTAAAGCCAACCCCACGTCTTATCGTCAGGCGAAAGCTCTCGCCTCCGCTCTCAGTAACAATCCTCCCCGAATTGACGACATGTTTGAAGATGcgatggaggatgaggtgaATGAAGAAAAAGCTAGATTGCTAGCTAAGGTGGCAGCGTTCACGCCGTCTGAGACTGTATTCGAAGTCGGGAAACGCGAGAGTGAGAGCGCCATTatcatgaagaagaggagaaagacAGTGGACGAGAGGCAGAAACGAGTCTCAAAGGCTGAAGCCGAGAAGAGTATCGCGAGCGGTATGGAGAAAGCCCCTGTCAAAGAGCTTCCCCCCCCTCAGCTTCCTACCAAAAACTTCAAAGACCCTTCCTTCTATCTCGACCATACGCAACGCGGAGCTGAGGCTGAAAAGGGTTACTCTCTCAAATCTGGCGTTGAGTCTCTCTCTGGCGCGATCACTGATATGACCGCCGATGAAGGTACAGGACCGAAAGCGCAAAAGGCCAGTCAACTCAGCTGGGACAGAAAGAAGCACAAGTTCATCAAGAAGAATGGTAGTGCtgatggagaaaagatgatTAGAAGTGAAAGTGGTGCATTGTTACCTGCTAGTTATAGTAGTGGCAAGTATCAAGAATGGAAGTCGAAGAGGAAACATATGTCCGATGGGCCGGTGGAGGCCTTAGGAGGTGGTAGGAAGGGAAGGCATGGGCCACCAGggcaaaaaagaaaagcagAAGATAGAGctggggaagaggatgcaGGGGGAAAGGGTGGGAAGAATCACGGAAATGTCAAGGGTAAAGGCAAGGACGATTTCAAGCAAAAAGCTCCTGGGAAGCCTGGCAAGAAGGGAATCAAGCAGTCATCTGGACTCAAGTCTGCCATGGATGTCAGGAAACAGAGGGAGATCGCCCAAAAG agaaaagagaagaacgCTCGAAAACCGCACAAGTTCAGAAAGTAA